The Saprospiraceae bacterium genomic interval TTATGCTGTTGACAAGATAGCTAAGCGAATTTTTTTTGAGAATGTAACCGGTAGCTCCCGCTTTGAGCGCTTCAAAGATCCGGTTATCGTCGTCGAAAACCGTGTTCATGATGATTTCAATTTCGGGAAAAGCCTTTTTAACTTCCCGTGTACCTTCGATGCCTGATTTCCAGGGCATATCTATATCCATGAGAATGACCTGAGGTTGAAATGCTTTTGTATTTTCAATGATGTCAAGGCAATTCCCGAATTCTCCAGCAAGCTCGAACCCTTCGGTATTTTTAATAACAGACACCAGCACTTCTCTGAGTCCGACATTATCTTCGTAAATGGCAACTTTTAACACGATGCTTTTGAAATGGTAATAATTCTCACAAAACTATATCTTAAAACAGTATGCCTGACAAGTGCAACTTTACATATTCATGTGAAAATGAGCGCTGCTGCATGTTGACCTTTTGGATGGAGTGAATATTGTGGTGGCTTAAATTAAGATCAGGAAGAAATAAGATGTCCTTGGTCTTTTTCTAACCGGTGCGGATAACCAAAGTTCTTTATAAAAAAACGGGAGCTTCAATAAATGAAACTCCCGATAAGTTTTTGACGCTAATTTAATTATTGCGCAGATGCTTCTCCTGAAGCTTCTCCTTCTTTTTTCATAGGCATGGTACTCACACTCATATCTCTTACACAAACGTACTTTCCATTTCTTTTTTCGAAATAAGACATGTAATGTCCTTTATCTTGTACTTCACCTGCAGCATTGTGTTCTGTCCAGGATCCGATTTCAACAGCCATGTTGCCTTCTGCAAACAGATCTACTACAGCATATACATTGTAATTTCCACTGGTATCGGTTGCCATTCTTTTTTGAATTCGTTCCTGAATCGCCGCTTTTCCTACTGTAGGCTCTTCATTGCGACTATGACTCACAGCATCATCTGCGTAATAAGCCGCAACGGCTGCAGCATCTTTGGCTTTTTCTCCGGCTGCAAAAGCATCCTCCATGGCCTGGATTTCTGTTTTTAAAGCTGC includes:
- a CDS encoding response regulator transcription factor, translated to MVLKVAIYEDNVGLREVLVSVIKNTEGFELAGEFGNCLDIIENTKAFQPQVILMDIDMPWKSGIEGTREVKKAFPEIEIIMNTVFDDDNRIFEALKAGATGYILKKNSLSYLVNSIKEVAEGGAPISPSIARKVLDMSFKNKDTSSSAFNLTERELEVLNFLAKGLSYKMVAEEIHLSIDTVRSYVKRIYEKLHVHSVTEAVHKVFIDKKQ
- a CDS encoding DUF4440 domain-containing protein, which encodes MKNQIFSFLGLMSVLFFQCAAPAEAPKPIDMAALKTEIQAMEDAFAAGEKAKDAAAVAAYYADDAVSHSRNEEPTVGKAAIQERIQKRMATDTSGNYNVYAVVDLFAEGNMAVEIGSWTEHNAAGEVQDKGHYMSYFEKRNGKYVCVRDMSVSTMPMKKEGEASGEASAQ